The Coregonus clupeaformis isolate EN_2021a chromosome 37, ASM2061545v1, whole genome shotgun sequence sequence ATCAACCCATTTGAAATACCAGTATTTCAGAGATGGAACGTTAGCCAGCTCTGGTCCACTCTTCGTCGTGGTAATTCATGTTACCATATCGTGGTGGTACTGTAACATTGAGGAGAGACATGACTAGTCTGACTGATCCACGACCCACGTGATTACACAGCGAGCTGTGACTCACTGTCAAGGACTTAGAGAGGCTGGTGTTAGCAAGCCTAAGAAATGACATGATGGCAGATAAACCTTCTCACATTTCAAACTGATAATAGTTGCGCCTTAAAACAAGATCATAGAAGAGTGAGAAATAATCTAAAAATGTGAAAGTTATTGCCTGACAAGTTATTAGACTCTTTGTAAgtaagtactgtgtgtgtgtgtgtgttcagtcacaGTTTGCTCTGAGCAGCCTGTAGCCTCCACACCCTCCTGACTCCCTCATCGGTCGTATCCAAGTCCCGGAACACAACAATGTCGCCCTTCTGGGCGTATCTCCGTAGCAATGGCTCCAGGACAGTCATTGGGACACTGAAGTTCAGGTGAGGGTAGGTTACCTTGGCAGTAAAGTCTCTGGTGTTACTGGAAACCAGACCTGGAATACAATAAGGACAATCAGCCATGAGGTTTGGGTTAGAGAGAGAACGGTCTGAAATGTGGCATTAGAGACAGATAGGACAGCCATTCATTAACAGTACTGTCATATTTTATATGGTCAACCAGTGCCCCCGGCTGTTAAAAAACAGTATCACTCTTTCAAAATCTGCAGTTGCCATCTCTACTGGAGAGCTGGgtacaggcttttgttccagccctagCTGTTCATCAGCTGACTGTGAATCAGGTGTTTTAGAGCAGGGCTGGAACTAAAGACTACAAACCCGGTAGCTCTCCAAGAGTAGGGTTGGCTAACTCCACCCATGGCTTACCTAGCAGCTCTCCTGATCCTGCCCGCACCACAGCTCCTCCGCTGGCCCCTGCCTGCACTGCAGCGGTGGTCTGCAGCATGACGGCCTGGCCGTGACAGCTGATGGCCCTGGACAGGATGCCACTGGTCAGAGAGGGACCGCAGCGCTGGCCAAAAGCTCCGTAACCCACCACCACCACGTCCTCACCTAGGGACCGACATGAGGagacatctcaaatggcaccctctcACCTATTTCCAGATAATTTCAATATCTCAATCACATTtagtttataaagccctttttacatcaaagagctttacagtaacccagcTTAGTAGACCTATAGACCCCTAAGAGCAATCAGAAGCACAATGGCAAGATAAGGTTTCCTCCTTTCAGGCAGTTTTGAGAAGAACCAGAATCAGAGGAAAGGCCCATCCTCCGCTTGCTGTCCTCTGGCTGTCCTCTTGTGCAGAGAGAAAGAATACACATAGTGGAGTCAGTGTGACAGTGACATCATGCCTACCTGGTGTAAACGATGTGGCCAACCGTGACACGACTACCTCCGGGGGAGGGTGTCTTAGCTGCACCACGGCTACATCATAGGGAGACGATGGCTTGGTGGAGTACAGGACATCACCCACCACCGCATGAAACCTATGGGGAGGAAGAAAGGAATGTAAAAGTGACAGAGCCTTCACTTTGATCTGTATAATGTTGTGCGGACTACTTTCATCTTCATGCTGGTATGGAATAaatgttacagttttttatgtttgCCCTGGATTTCTCTTCGGTATACCAGCTTAAGTGAAACTTGAACCAACAACCCTGCAGTATATCTCCTGTATCATGAAGGACAAGACCTCTTGGCAGAGGTTGCACTACACTTGCATACACGGAGCTTCAGCATCACTGAACTTCCTATGAGATGCATACAGAATAGTACCGGCTTTTGGTGTTGAATCTTCAGAATCACTGAATGTTATGTGAGATGCAGATAGGTCAGGTGAGTGAAATAGCTGCATGGTACCTGTCATTGGTGTTGAATCTCAAGGTGACAACAGGTTTTCCATTGACAACATGTCGACAGGTAACCACCAACCGAGGACTGACCAGAACCCCAGAGCCCCAGAATTGTCCAGCGTCTACTAAGGACACTGTGGGGTACTTCTGAGTTTCAGTTTCACTCTGTAAGGATTGAAAGAAGTATGTAGATTCCTGTATGTGTTGGATCTCTTGGTGTGGATCGCGAATATTCAGACACTGTGTGATGTTCCTCAGAATCATCTGAAGCGAGCACACAAGCGTCAGCCCGATCCACTCGCTGGCTTTCCAGCACAAGGGGGACACGATCAAACCGACGAGGTGCATTCGGTCTCCGTGGGACACGAAAAGCCCCCCTCCCTCTGTACCGGGCAGGCAGCGGGCGTCAGTGAGAATGAGAGTGTTATCTTCCCCGGCCAGGTTACTAATGATACCCTTGCTTAGGGTGCCCATGAAGAGATCGGGGCAGAAGGCGCCGAAGGGAGAGCCGCAGGCGAGGACCGCGCATCCCTTCCGGAGAGTGGAGCTGGTCGCCCACGGTATGGTTCCACCGTTGACGTTTGACGCTTTGGTCAAGGCTGGTACCTTTGTCGTTGTATGAAAAGACAAAATACATTAGACAAATAGAGACCATTAGACTATCAGCATTCAATGGTAAGAATGAAAATACTGTAAAGAAAACACGTGACTACAAGGGGGTTACACAGTCTGGTACCTTGAGCACAGCAAACCAGCTCAGAAACTCTGAATCCCTAACCATCTCTGCATCGTCCTCCCCACCGTAAAAACTCCACTTATCAGACTCTTTGAAGATCTTCTCAAAAGCACTCTTGAACTCAAAACAGTTAGCTAGCATCAATAGCTGTGCTGTCGCTTGGTGCTGATGCCGCGAGGTGCTGTTGCTATCCGCAACGGTGCATGACTGGTATGCGCATTGGTTTGTGTCCAAATCTCGCTGTTCATGGAAGTTTAGGCTAATTTTCAGTTTGCTACTGAAACTGTCTGGTAGCAGGAACCGGTGATCTGAAGAGAGAGCGTCCTTGTCATTCATAAAGCGAGAGAAGAGAAGACCATTGCATAGCACGAGACCAGTCTGTGAGTTCAGGATGACTCCACTACAGCTTACTGGTTTCTGATCAGAAAAAGACTCAGACACCGTGACCACGCAACACATTTTTTCAGTCGACGCCATTGTCTGTAGCTGGGGTgtaaaacgagagtttctattggtcaaatttaggtaggtccctccccgtttgttctgtttaagaaacgttttgcaacagaatcgccGTAATGAATACCCCACTGGCTAACGTTAACATGAACTTTGTGCCAGGCAATGGAGCTAACCGACTTCCACCAACCAGAAAAAAAGTGAGTTCAAAACTCCTAAAAGTACGACGACAACAAATTCAAAAACCTTATGATGCTGATGGCTTTGCAGGATGACACCCTAAAATATCGATTATATCCTACCATCCAACAGGCACAAATATATAACTGATTACTAATTTAACACAAACCGTCAACATTCTCACAATCTCAACATTGTTGATTCTACACGCTACTTCCGAATCTCCTCTCATTGGACCAGAAGTAAAAGGGGTGTAACGATAGCTTGAAACGTTACGTGATTGGCTTTCACTTCTCCAGCTGTCTCCGGTTTCATTGGATAGTGCTTGGTGGTCTACATTCACGAGCGTCAATTCAGAGTAATTCTGCGTATAACGACAGATGGATAGCTAGGGAAACAGCCAATGTTGCCAAATTGATTGCCAAATCTACATGGCATAAAGATTAGTGTTATTTTGTGCCGTGCAAACTGTATATAGTACAGCGTGCACCTGTTATGAGACAGTATCTGTCCTGTCCCTGACTGAATGACACATTTCAAAGGTTGTCCAGTAACATTCCGTACTATAGGAAAGGAATAACTTGGTGGGCAGTATTAGACCATCAGAGGAAATTCAAATATCATAAATTGTAGTCTCACATCTCTCACAGAACCAACAGTAAATGTGTCAAAGATCATGCATTGTGGaacataaaataaaaacaaaacaaataacacAGTGTAACGGATTGTCCAAAATATTTATTTTGTTAAGAGGGCATGCAGAATAATTTCACATTATTTACAAAAAAGGATAAAAAGCACCCTCTATCTATTGCACTCATATATATTGTGTCTGTCCTACAAAGCCACACAGTACCACACAAGTACCCTCATATTATAGCTATGAGCAGCCAATAGTCACCAAGTACTTATTTTACAGTAACAAAAACCATCAAttcagtaggtacagtggggggaaaaagtatttagtcagccaccaattgtacaagttctcccacttaaaaagatgagagaggcctgtaattttcatcataggtacacgtcaactatgacagacaaattgagattttttttctccagaaaatcacattgtaggatttttaatgaatttatttgcaaattatggtggaaaataagtatttggtcacctacaaacaagcaagatttctggctctcacagacctgtaacttcttctttaagaggctcctctgtcctctactcgttacctgtattaatggcacctgtttgaacttgttatcagtataaaagacacctgtccacaacctcaaacagtcacactccaaactccactatggccaagaccaaagagctgtcaaaggacaccagaaacaaaattgtagacctgcaccaggctgggaagactgaatctgcaataggtaagcagcttggtttgaagaaatcaactgtgggagcaattattaggaaatggaagacatacaagaccactgataatctccctcgatctggggctccacgcaagatctcaccccgtggggtcaaaatgatcacaagaacggtgagcaaaaatcccagaaccacacggggggacctagtgaatgacctgcagagagctgggaccaaagtaacaaagcctaccatcagtaacacactacgccgccagggactcaaatcctgcagtgccagacgtgtccccctgcttaagccagtacatgtccaggcccgtctgaggtttgctagagtgcatttggatgatccagaagaggattgggagaatgtcatatggtcagatgaaaccaaactataactttttggtaaaaactcaactcgtcgtgtttggaggacaaagaatggtgagttggatccaaagaacaccatacctactgtgaagcatgggggtggaaacatcatgctttggggctgtttttctgcaaagggaccaggacgactgatccgtgtaaaggaaagaatgaatggggccatatattgtgagattttgagtgaaaacctccttccatcagcaagggcattgaagatgaaacgtggctgggtctttcagcatgacaatgatcccaaacacaccgcccgggcaacgatggagtggcttcgtaagaagcatttcaaggtcctggagtggcctagccagtctccagatctcaaccccatagaaaatctttggagggagttgaaagtccgtgttgcccagcgacagccccaaaacatcactgctctagaggagatctgcatggaggaatgggccaaaataccagcaacagtgtgtgaaaaccttgtgaagacttacagaaaacgtttgacctgtgtcattgccaacaaagggtatataacaaagtattgagaaacttttgttattgaccaaatacttattttccaccataatttgcaaataaattcataaataatcctacaatgtgattttctggatttttttttctcattttgtctgtcatagttgacgtgtacctatgatgaaaattacaggcctctctcatctttttaagtgggagaacttgcacaattggtggctgactaaatacttttttcccccactgtaggtagtcGTAGTTGAGCATTCAAATGGTAGACTATATGAAATTGCATACATCATCTGTGACTGACGTGTGCAACCAACGCAGTTGTGATAAAACCCTGGTACTACAAAATACTGCACCTTTGTATTATAAACAAGCATTAATAAATAAAAAGTGATAATGCACTTGTAGTCACATTCTTGGCATCAGTTGGTAGTGATTCAACTTGAATTGATCAATCAAAAACATTCATTTGACGAGAGAACAACTTTGTCCTCATTGGTAAAATACTCCaactgtgcttgattgagcttgcctgttgcaatggaaccaaCAAAAAAGTCCCAGAAGTACAAAGTGTTTGAAATATctcgaatagtatttgaacc is a genomic window containing:
- the tysnd1 gene encoding peroxisomal leader peptide-processing protease gives rise to the protein MASTEKMCCVVTVSESFSDQKPVSCSGVILNSQTGLVLCNGLLFSRFMNDKDALSSDHRFLLPDSFSSKLKISLNFHEQRDLDTNQCAYQSCTVADSNSTSRHQHQATAQLLMLANCFEFKSAFEKIFKESDKWSFYGGEDDAEMVRDSEFLSWFAVLKVPALTKASNVNGGTIPWATSSTLRKGCAVLACGSPFGAFCPDLFMGTLSKGIISNLAGEDNTLILTDARCLPGTEGGGLFVSHGDRMHLVGLIVSPLCWKASEWIGLTLVCSLQMILRNITQCLNIRDPHQEIQHIQESTYFFQSLQSETETQKYPTVSLVDAGQFWGSGVLVSPRLVVTCRHVVNGKPVVTLRFNTNDRFHAVVGDVLYSTKPSSPYDVAVVQLRHPPPEVVVSRLATSFTPGEDVVVVGYGAFGQRCGPSLTSGILSRAISCHGQAVMLQTTAAVQAGASGGAVVRAGSGELLGLVSSNTRDFTAKVTYPHLNFSVPMTVLEPLLRRYAQKGDIVVFRDLDTTDEGVRRVWRLQAAQSKL